The following proteins are co-located in the Fructilactobacillus carniphilus genome:
- a CDS encoding purine-cytosine permease family protein: MNNSKYAFRVIPQDERNMNYWDMFATWFGANANNGTWFIGGVVAACGLIGGTTATLIAGVLAYIFLSMLGYVGYQTGATTTVLSRGSFGIRGSIIPSLINITLFLGWTAVNTFIAATSLAFIFHSLFNWPLFGHPGGNLGMIVGIGIMSVLHILSIVAGQRSVQLVERIGVVLVIIFVILETIVVFKNVSMTDLLHYRIPAAQKMPFGLGIDTIADASLGWVTGAADFTRFTRKKHVAISAPFWGALLGLMSFTLIGICTTISVAMTSGSYDPNNSDPSIIANKLGLGFIAMIVIVLTSMTANAVNIQAGASALNNVFHKVSFNKSLVIITLVSMLLTFVPLLNGSFLASFTSFLDYTGMLLGPIIAIMCVDYFLLNWKNYTPQTLANPKGQLWYQGGYNVIAIVTLVLGVILYLVLKNMPVIKETVGATFISMIFSAIVYYGLSRGFGLEKNTK, encoded by the coding sequence TTGAATAATAGCAAGTACGCGTTCCGAGTCATTCCACAAGACGAACGGAATATGAACTACTGGGACATGTTTGCCACGTGGTTTGGCGCGAACGCCAATAACGGGACCTGGTTCATCGGGGGCGTGGTAGCCGCCTGTGGCTTGATTGGTGGGACGACCGCAACGTTAATTGCCGGAGTGCTGGCCTACATCTTTTTGAGCATGTTGGGATACGTGGGTTACCAAACCGGAGCCACGACCACAGTGTTATCCCGGGGATCGTTCGGGATTCGCGGAAGTATTATTCCGTCGCTGATTAACATCACCTTGTTCTTGGGATGGACGGCCGTGAATACCTTCATTGCGGCAACCTCGTTAGCCTTCATTTTCCATAGCCTCTTTAACTGGCCACTCTTTGGTCATCCGGGTGGGAACCTCGGGATGATTGTCGGAATTGGAATTATGAGTGTGCTACACATTTTGAGTATCGTGGCAGGCCAACGTTCCGTGCAGTTAGTGGAACGGATTGGAGTCGTGCTGGTCATCATCTTTGTGATTTTGGAAACGATTGTGGTCTTTAAGAACGTTTCCATGACCGACCTGTTACACTATCGGATTCCAGCGGCACAAAAGATGCCGTTTGGGCTGGGAATCGATACGATTGCCGATGCTAGTCTAGGCTGGGTTACCGGTGCCGCTGACTTTACCCGGTTCACGCGCAAAAAGCACGTGGCCATCAGTGCTCCGTTCTGGGGCGCCCTGCTCGGGTTAATGAGTTTCACGTTGATTGGGATTTGTACCACGATTAGCGTGGCCATGACGTCTGGAAGTTACGATCCGAACAACTCTGATCCTAGTATCATTGCCAATAAGCTTGGCCTTGGCTTCATCGCTATGATTGTGATTGTCTTGACCAGTATGACGGCCAACGCGGTTAACATTCAGGCCGGGGCTTCCGCTTTGAACAACGTCTTTCACAAGGTTAGTTTCAACAAGTCATTGGTTATTATTACGCTTGTTTCCATGTTATTAACCTTTGTGCCGTTGCTAAACGGAAGTTTCTTAGCCTCCTTCACGTCCTTCTTGGACTACACGGGAATGCTGCTGGGACCAATCATCGCCATCATGTGTGTCGATTACTTCCTCTTAAACTGGAAGAATTACACGCCCCAAACCTTGGCTAATCCAAAGGGACAACTCTGGTACCAGGGTGGTTACAACGTGATTGCGATTGTGACACTGGTCTTAGGCGTGATTTTGTACCTGGTTTTGAAGAACATGCCGGTCATTAAAGAGACCGTCGGCGCTACGTTTATCTCGATGATTTTCTCCGCCATTGTCTACTACGGATTGTCCCGTGGTTTTGGCCTAGAAAAAAATACGAAGTAG
- a CDS encoding ECF transporter S component, whose product MAKLQTEDEIMKRWVSEWHLKNIILVTLIGIITGLIFWIMDPIYTAVTAVLTPLGLAPFAGSILLGFWTMAGPLALLVVRIPGSGLLAELLGSVVEMLLGGIWGASTLISGLIQGVSSELGFAVTGYKNYGWLSVTLTSITTTVITFGYQLIRQDYAGFSVGLIATLFVVALVSVFIFSGVLSLLIARMLERAHLLEK is encoded by the coding sequence ATGGCTAAATTACAAACGGAGGACGAAATTATGAAACGCTGGGTATCAGAATGGCATTTGAAAAACATCATTTTAGTAACGTTAATTGGTATTATCACGGGATTGATTTTCTGGATTATGGACCCGATTTACACGGCCGTGACAGCGGTATTAACGCCGTTGGGCTTGGCACCGTTTGCCGGTTCGATCCTGCTCGGATTCTGGACGATGGCTGGTCCACTGGCACTATTGGTAGTTCGGATTCCCGGTTCCGGATTGTTAGCTGAACTGCTGGGTTCTGTCGTAGAAATGTTGCTCGGCGGAATCTGGGGTGCTTCCACGTTGATTTCTGGGTTAATCCAAGGGGTAAGTTCTGAACTTGGATTTGCGGTCACGGGCTACAAGAACTACGGCTGGCTGAGTGTGACGCTGACTTCGATTACCACCACGGTGATTACGTTTGGGTACCAATTAATCAGACAAGACTATGCCGGCTTTAGCGTGGGCTTGATTGCGACACTGTTCGTAGTTGCATTGGTATCCGTCTTCATCTTCAGTGGTGTGCTTTCACTGTTGATTGCGCGGATGTTGGAACGGGCTCATTTGTTGGAAAAATGA